The stretch of DNA TGTTGTGCCTTTGGGTAAATGCAAATTCATACTTGTTAGTTTCACGTCAGCAAAATGGGCTGCTAAGATGAATCaatgaaattattttatgaCTTGTCTTATGACCTGTCTCTATCTTTTAACTAATTATGTTGTGACAATATATTTTATGGTGTTCAAACATGCGCACAAGAGAGGGCTACAGGTATTCCTTGACACGTGGGTCCAAAGTCTTCCTGGCTGTATCATACAGCTGcaataaaaaaactgaagctTATACAGCTGGAATGCGACATCGATCTTAAGTGTGTAACAATTcatgagaggaaaacagaatCACCTTGAATAGCTTGTCTATCGGTGGATAATATCAGTCTATCCTTTAAAGGCCACAATGAAGTATCTATTGTGGGCCGTGTTTCTGTATGGGTTTTGTCTGTATGGTTGCCGGAGCAATGAGGACTTCATGCTTGTTGCAGGCCCTCTGAAAGGTTCGGTGAATGATCCCTTTGACTGCAGTGATCCCATTCCTCGAGGATCATGGCAGTACTTTGAGTCTCTCCAGAGCAGAGGGGTGACCCACTTCAAAGTCCCGCTGTCATGGACTCATCTTCTACCTACAGGCCGGTCCAGTCAGCCCCAGCAGGCTGTGGTCGCCTGTTACCAGACCctcctgaaacagctgctgGACGCGGGCCTCCAGCCCCTGGTCGTCCTTCATGGATCCACAGTGCCAGAAGTTCTGAGATCAAAATACGGAGGCTGGGAGAGCCAGGAGCTGAAAGAGATGTTTCAGCAGTATGCTGAGTTTGCCTTTCAGAAATTTGGAGCACTGGCACACTCCTGGGTGACACTGAGTGACTTGGATGGTGTTCTACATGATGGGCAGCCTGCAGGCGTTGCCATTCGTCTACAAAATATCCTTGAACTCAACAAGAAAATTTACCAGCTCTACCATCAACGGTTTACTGACAGAGGTAAGAAAGACTgataaaaaagaagataaaagaTGTGATAGATTGACAGGATTGGACACTTGAGACCTTCAGTGGTTAAAGGGAACAAGAAATATCTGTTGCCAGCTTTAATTACGTAAAATATCATTAATCTGTTGAGCAATATGTTGTCTTTTAGGTGTGTCTTGAGGAGTAACTTGTAAACGTTACTACAACCAGCTgatatctttcttttttgtaactGAAGCCCTTCGCACAGTGATTTATGGCACAGATTACATGTATATCATCATGCCTACCTCAATAATCAATCCCagtgaaatcaataaaaaatatcCATGCATGCATTTCACTGCACAGCTGTAGTTTTGAATTGTCACAGTAGGAAAAGCAAAGGTCTTATGAACAACATTAAACAAGACTCACAGTCTGCCatcacagtgtgacagtgtgtatAAAATACAAAGACCCGGAAACTGAAGcatcattaatttattttctataCATGTGCTTTGTCAAATAATCATAAATTAACTGAAAACATTCCCTGAAGTCTGACACATATTTTGAAACTGGTGGAAATGTAGTGTGTACACAAATGTTCTGTAATGTACGTTGTGTTAAGAGCGCTTTGCTACTCTCTTGTTCACAGGGAGACGTCTGTCAGTCGGGTTGAGAGCGAGGGATGTTGCCATTCTTCCCCAGATCAAAGCTTCAACTACAGTAAGATAAATCTTCTATTCTATTTTTTCCATgcaaaacatcttcatctttctttatttgtcagAGGTCAGTTGCTTTTTGCTATTAAGCTCCAAATGTAAACCATTTGAcataaatcaacataaaaagAAATGGTTAGTCATTTTCACCATTGTGGATTCTGCATGTATTTATAAAATCAAAGTCTGTTAATTAGCAAAATTCTATTTTGGGTGGGGTTcccagtttcaactttctgtggttgagctgctctgtgttttttgaTCAACATTTGCTGAAAAATTTAACCTTGCAAAAACCATTCCAATGAAATGAAACCCATGTTTAGTGCTTATTGTTACCATGCCTTATTTTTTactgtgcattttaaaaaaCTACCTCACTTAAATAAAGTCATGAAACCAATTACCTCAGAATTACTGAGTAAAGTAAACTATTACATTTAAGTTTTTTAGAGCTAAAAAGTTTTAACAGTTTAAAATGATTAGTCTGCTTTGCTTGGTAATTTTGTGGTAATCAGTTTCCTTGATTTTGTCAGAGTAAAGTCACTTTGTCAGGTGTTACAGTGTAGTCTTATCAGATTTCATATAATTAAAAATTGTACTTTAAAATGGGTTCCTtcataacatataaacacattacCTAACATGTCAGTTTTTACGTCAGTTCTTTTACTGTTTGGTGTTTTCCAACTCTTGGTAGCTTTTCTGCCAAGTTTCCACAGAAATCCATCATGTGATGATCATCAAGGCCCTGGTGGTGCTTTGTTTTCCATATTTAATTAAGGATGCTCGGAAGTTTTTTGTCAGGGTTAGAAAATATTTCATGCCTCTCCTTATCTGAACTCTTTGATAATAAGCGCTCAAAGATGATGTGTCAGCAACTTTGCTGTCCTTGTCTTTCTCTGCCTTCTGACACACAATCCtcccaaaaacaacaaagacttTGGATACAATCAGTAACCTATAAACCTACATAATGGTTGTCACAATACCAGAATTTTAAACTTTGATACAATGCTATCATCAAAAGAAACATACTTACATCTTTAACACCATGGCAAAAGGAAATGCGTCCTAGTCCCACAAAATAGGAtaatttatttccttttttgaaatataaaaaaataggaaaagatACTGAGGGCACCCCACCAcacataattttaatatttctgCAGCTAGATCTGTTTATTGTAGTGGATGTGAAAACATCATATCATTTTAATAGTATCAAGTGGATCATAACATGACTTGGTCCTTTTTTTGAGTGTATTCTCTTCGAGTTTGCAGGGTctctttttacagtttaaacGCAGgaaattcatgtttttgttctaTAACCATGTTTCCATTGCTcacacatgtgcatgtgttAGCTCTAGGCTGTCAACCTGTCGAGGACACTTCCTTACCCTAACTCTAGCACTTGCTGTCACTTCTTATAACATCCACCTCGGATATTCTCCTGCCAATatgaccacaaacacaaacaaagcaaaataagGATATTGTATCAGAAAAGTGATATTTTAACTGtctgatatttatttatgtagaaTATGTGGCTATAACTTATATTTGTATGTTCTGAACAGATGGATTTCTTGTCAGTGCACATTGCTTATAACTGTGACTATGTAGTCAACTTTGCAGAACAGCTGAGCAGCCTACAGGTACAGTAAACCTTAAAAAGTGTtcattttacttttcatttcatACTTTGTATTTTGATTACACTGCAGCCACATTCATGCCATGTAATATTGCAGCTGTCCAGTGGGAATTTGCCTATCCTGATATACAAGATGACTGCTGATGGCTGCTCCCATGATCAGTTCCAGCGCCTTGGCAATTTGATACTAGGTAAATATAATTACAGCTGATTTATAGATACAATATGTAGCAATTCtgcatcaaaatgtaaaaaatgtgtcttgttgagttgtgtacttacattaacCCAAATCTTTCTAACAAGATTCAAACCTGGAGAAATCCACTAGTTTACTCAAGTTAGTTTCATGTGGTCACTTCCAGGGAAGTAAAGTCTGAGAAAGAGActtaacacaaataaaacagtaacATTTGTGTTTACTTGCATAACAGATTTACAGCCATTCCTGCTTGGGCAAGCAGATTATGACAAGGCATCAAGACTAGCCTGTTGTAAAAATGAAGTATTGTTAACTTTTATAGTACAATAATCATGGGAGTGTTATCATAAGGCACTGATTAGTTTAAATTATCCTTGCTACAGTCCAGTAAAGTTTAACAAGAAAATCTAGTAAATGTACTATAACAATAACACTAGATTTTATAATTATAACTTAAAGCATAAAACACAATTTAGTGTGTTTAACAGGCAATACACATTGTTTAATTTTAACGTCAATTTCCAGTGGACTGtggaaagaacattttaaaagtttaaaaattaTTCAAACAGAGTCAGCTTTAAAGCATACATtatgtatttgttgttgttttttttgcataaatatttttaatatgGGTTTTCACCAGGCCCACATGATTATCCTGGCGAAATAATCCCCTATAACAATTTTATCGAAATACCTTCTGGCACTATGGGTAGAGTGCCTTTGTAATAACTTGCTGTGGTAGAAGCTAGTAGATTTTTTAGTCTTATTCACAATTTATCAGATACTGATACTTTAGGACTGTCTGATTTGTCGGCCGCCATCTCAAAGTGTCAGTTTTAGACAAGTTGCAAGAGAAATTAACTTTTCTCCCAAGCAGGACCTTTAAGGTGCATTACACCTACCACTTCCCAAAATATTAACTatatgaaatctttttttttaatcatgataACATTATGGCTCTATGGATGGCAACGTTGGTCTGTCGTTGAGTATACTATTTGGTTGTCAAAATATCTTGACAACTTTTGTCATATAGATACAAATCTTTTGTTCAAAGATTTATGGTGCCCCAAGGATGTTTCCTTCTGACATTGCAGATCGACATTAGGTTTGGTACAGACATTGAAGTTCCCCTTAgaataaattgtaaaaacttTGGGCATCCTTCAACTTTTCAGCTAGCAGCACCATGAGATCACAACAGTCATTGTCAGACATTTCAGTCAGCCACAGTTGTACTTTGTGTTtggtgctaattagcaaatgtatATTTGATACATGCTAAaataagatggtgaacatggtgatTAGTAGGTCTTTcagcatcagcatgttagcactgTCATCAGAGCCGGCCTGaggcataagcgaactaagcAGCCGCCCTTGGCCCCCCTTAGGATGGTGTCTCTTTATTTATGCAGGTTTCATTTAATTGATTATAATGTATGTCTGTCAATAACTTTGCCTTGCACTTATTACAGTCTTGAAAAACAACGATGACCTGAATATCATGGGATGCGATGTGGTGAATGTGTTGGGTAAGCTGGACATGGAGGACATGGAGGACATCTCAACCAGGTAACAGTTTATCTTGGTGAAATGGAGGGGTTCATATGTACTGGCAGATTTTTCATGTATGTTTACATTGTTCAATTTATCTTTTCCAACAGTCAAGATATTTCAGGCTACAATGGAATTGCAGCAGTTGGAAACAGTTATCAGAATGTGTGGGATAAGTTTGGGGCCCAGACGACAACAGAACGAGATCTGTTCTTAAATGAATCATTCACTTCTGGCTTCCAGTGGGCCACCTCCAGTGAGTCCTTCAAGGTTGAAGGAGGCTGGTTGGAAGGTGGGAAGGGAGAAACCATATGGGACCGTTTTGGCCACGAAAACAAGGTTTTTGACAATCAGACAGCCGATTTAGCTTGTGACAGTTACCACAAGGTGGATTATGATGTCTATCTGCTGCGAGGTCTTCAAGTCAACACCTACCAGTTTTCTATCTCCTGGGCCCGTATATTCCCCTCCGGCAACAGGGACAGCCATTCAGAAAAAGGGGCTCTGTACTATGACAAGCTGATCGATGCCCTCATTGACTCTGGCATACAACCTGTTATCACTCTCTACCACTGGGATCTGCCCCAGGCACTCCAGGACAAAGGTGGATGGACCAGCGTTTCCGTTGTTGAGGCCTTCAAGGACTATGCAGACTTCTGCTTCTCCAGGTTTGGAGACAGGGTCAAGACCTGGAACACATTCAGCAGCCCTTGGGTGGTGAGCCATGCTGGGTATGGCACTGGTGAGCATCCCCCTGGAGTAAAAGACTATGTGGTTGCCTCCTATCAGGTGAGCAAAATGGTCTTACCATGATGTAGACATGCACTGTATTATTGTCATTCTTCTTAACACAACCATTTATTTTGGACTTGCAGGCCACTCACAATATGCTCAAGGCTCATGCTGAGGCCTGGCATGTCTACAATGACAAGTATAGGAAGACACAGGGAGGGGAAGTAGGCATTGCACTGAACTCAGACTGGGTTGAGCCCATGGACCCCTCAAGACCTGAAGACATAGCAGCTGCAGATCGCTACCTGCAGTTCATGCTGGGCTGGTTTGCACATCCTATATTTGTCGACGGTGATTATCCTGCAACACTCAAGACTCAGATagagcagaaaataaatgagtGTCTGCTCTCTGTGCCCGCAAAACTTCCAGTTTTCACTcctgaagagagacagaggataAAAGGAACAGCAGACTTTTTTGGATTAAACCACTATACTTCCCGGTTGGTCAGCCACAGTGATGGTGGCTGCATCCCTGGTCCTCAGGGGGTAGGTAACTTCCAGGCACACGTTGACCCATCATGGCCCTCGACTGCTTCTGACTGGATCTATTCTGCACCTTGGGGTCTCCGGCGGCTTCTAAACTACATTTCCACAGAATACTTGACTGTTACCAAAGTGCCTATCCATATAACTGGTAATGGTATGCCAACTGACTACATTGGGGACACTCTCAATGATACTCAACGAGTAGAGTACATGAACAGTTACATCAATGAGGCCCTGAAAGGTTAGTTTCTGTAATTTCTCTAGTAGGAAACCATCTTTAATTTGAAACCAATTTCAacatttaatgtgttgttaTGTGTGTCCATTTTGTAGCAATCTTTGAAGATGGAGTGCATCTGCAGCGATTCACAGTGCAGTCACTCATGGATGGATTTGAGGGACAACAAGGCTACAGCCAAaggtttggtctccaccatgTCAACTTTGAAGATCCAGACAGACCTAGAACCCCCAAGCAATCTGCATATTTCTACGCCCAGGTTATCAAGCAAAATGGATTTGGATCAAACAAAGTTCCTGTCTTTAGAGGAGAAGAGATGCAACTTTCCCGCCGCCTAATTGCTTTATCACCTTCAGAGGTTCCATCTAAATCCAAGGTTGTTTGGGAGAAATTCTCACACCAGTCAAAGTTCCAGAGAAAAATGTACCACTATGGCACTTTCCCACAAGGTTTCAGTTGGGGAGTATCATCTTCTGCTTACCAGATTGAAGGGGCCTGGAACACTGATGGGAAGGGGCCCAGCATCTGGGATACATTCACCCAAAAACCTGGTAGTATTCCTGCTAATGCAAATGGAGATGTGGCCTGTGACAGCTATAACAGACTTGAAGAAGACCTCTACATGCTTCGAGCTCTGAAGGTGAAGTCATACAGATTCTCTTTGTCCTGGTCCAGGATTTTTCCTGACGGTCGGCGTGCCTCCCTGAACCAGAAAGGTGTTGACTACTACAACAGACTCATTGATAGCCTCATGTGGTACAATATCACTCCCATGGTTACACTCTACCATTGGGACCTCCCTCAAGATTTGCAAAACCTTGGTGGCTGGGACAATGTAGACatgattaacatttttaatgagttttGTGACTTTTGCTTCGCCACCTTTGGAGACAGAGTTAAATTTTGGATGACCTTCAACCAGCCTCACACAATTGCCTGGTCAGGATATGGACTTGGAAAGATCCCACCAAATGTTAAGAATCCAGGAGTTGCACCGTATAGAGTTGCGCACAACCTTATAAAAGCACATGCCAAGGTTTACCACACATATGATGAAAAGTATCGGAAATCCCAGGGAGGTCTAGTATCCATTGCCCTCAATGCTGATTGGTTTGAACCTAAAGATATAAATGTTCCCCGTGAAGTGGTGGCTGCTGACCGCGCTCTGCAGTTTCAACTGGGCTGGTTTGCACACCCCATTTTCAAGACTGGTGACTATCCCGATGCAATGAAGTGGCAAGTTGGAAACAAAAGTGAGCTCCAAGATCTTCCAGAGACAAGACTACCTTCCTTCACCGAAGAAGAAAAGAACTTCATCAAGGGAACTGCTGACATGTTCTGTGTAAATCATTATACTACAAAGATAGTCGGCCATGTTACAGCTCGGCTTAGCCCTCAATCTTATGAGTCTGACCAGGATGTGaaagaaacagaggaaacagaTTCACCTACTACTGCCATCAGTAATCAGAGAGCTGTTGCATGGGGTTTGAGAAGACTCCTCAACTGGATCAAAGAAGAATATGGAGATCCAGAGATTTACATTACGGAGAACGGAGTAGCTACAGATGTTAAGACAACTTGGGATGACACTGCCAGAGTATTTTATTACAAGACATATATTGATGAGGCTTTAAAAGgtacactgacaaaaaaaacatttcccaaACAGATATGAATTGTTTCCATGACTGCTAAGAATTGTTTCCTTgatgatttatttgtgtttgtatgttttaataACAGCTCATGACCTTGATGCTGTGAGGGTAAAAGGATACATAGCCGCGTCTCTCATGGATTCTTTTGAGTGGCTCGAGGGATACAAGGTTGGATTTGGGTTGCATCATGTGGATTTCACCAACCCCAACCAGCCAAGGACACCAAAATACTCAGCTCATTACTACTACCAAGTCATGAAAGACAATGGTTTCCCTACACCAGACGATGAGAAGCCTCTTTATGGACGTTTCCGCAAAGATTTTATTTGGAGTACTGCAACAGCATCATACCAGGTAACTGCTTTGATTAAACCACTTTATTGTAGTTTGCCTGGATCAGGGAATACATATTTTTCACACTTTGTCTATGTCattctctctttacatttactGTCTCCAGATTGAAGGCGgatggagagcagatggaaaaGGTCTCAGCATCTGGGACAAGTTTGCTCACACTCCTCTCCGAGTGTTTAATGATGACAATGGGGACATAGCCTGCGACAGTTACCACAAAGTTGACGAGGATGTTGCTATATTGAAGCAACTTAAGGTGACCCATTATCGTTTCTCCATATCCTGGCCGAGGGTGCTTCCTAAAGGCACCACCGAGTACATTAATGAGGCTGGACTCAACTACTACAATAGACTGGTGGATGCACTGCTTGCTGCAAACATCCAACCTCATGTATGTGGTAATTTATGTCATAATCTCAAAGAAATTGCAAAAGAAACTAATGGAAATTATTCACTAAAACTCTCTCTGGTTTTTCTTTGCCATCAGATCACTCTCTACCACTGGGACCTTCCACAAGCTCTGCAGGATATTGGAGGCTGGGAGAATGACACTATCATTTTCAAATTCAGGGATTATGCTGACCTAATCTTTAGCAGTCTTGGTGACAGAGTGAAATTTTGGATCACCATCAATGAGCCTTACAATATAGCCAATGTAGGCCATGGGTATGGCGCTGCTGCCCCAGGTAATCCACCTCACACATGAAttatatgaaaacaaatattGCTCTTCGATTTATCATGTGGTTCTATAACTCCCACTGAGGTATAAAATAAACTCAAGTTGTGTTCCAGGTAAAGATATGTTAACCAATCCTGAATCTTAGCAAACATGTCTCTTTTGTGTCCAGGGATCAGTTTCCGACCAGGTACTCTTCCCTATATTGTGGGTCACAACTTGCTTAAAGCTCACGCAGAGGCCTGGCATCTCTACAATGAAAAGTACCGGCCCACACAGAAGGGAATTATCTCCATTACCATCAACTCTGACTGGTCAGAGCCCAGAAATCCCTATAAGCAGGAGGACATCGATGCTGCCAGACGTGTGGTGCAGGTactaaaaaaaactactttaggTGTTGCACTGTTTGTAGATTCTTCTTTTGTCTGCACATTCCTTTTAAGGTCCCACACTGAAGAAAGTAAGatctcatttcatttcttttctgaTTATTAAGGAGTATTATATATTTAGGTGTTATGTAAATAATGCATCACTATCAAAAAGCTCAGTCCACCAAGAAATTCACACCACCCATACTCTGAGGCTGTCACTTCTGTTAAGTTGTGATGTTACAACTATACAGTGCTCAGTCAGTCTTTGCAAGCATGCAGTAGGACCTATACTCCTCCTGTCGTTTTTTAAGTGGCCTAATTTGTTAAATCAGTTGCTGTAGTATATTGTGTTCACAGACTTACTTGCCCATTTGCTGTGGGCATTCCTGTTTTCCAGAGTAAACACACTAGATCGGAAATTAGGAATACAGACTCGGAAATATCAACTTCCAACTCGCGATATAATGTAGTGTTAAACACCGGCAGAGCAGAGGTGGAGGGTATTGCCTACTCAGGCCTGTTAGAGCTGACCAATTAGAGCAGACTACGCTTTTCTGGACagaggccttaaagagacaggcattAAAACAGGTGCTGTTGCAATGGACAGTGTGAGAAAGATTTaggttttatttacatttaagcaTATGAACAAAAAGCATgaatctgaaaatgagcataatatgggacctttaacatttTACAATAGACACTTGGGTGATTTAAAATTAAGGTGTTCAATGctgttgtgtgtctttttgtgcaGTTCTACATTGGCTGGTTCGCCCATCCTGTATTTAATGGAGACTACAGTGACATGATGAAGACGATCATTCGGGAGCGAAGCTTAGCTGCTGGCCTGGCTAAATCTCGGTAttaaaaaactgacattaaaggtcctttttgtaagaaagttgatttttgtgtCGCTTTCCTAATGCAACAAATACTGGCACTGTGGGATTGTAGGCTGGGTTGGTTGTCATCCTGAatcatcagtatttgacaagttttTAATATAAGactcagaaatacattttattacaaAGTGGACCCTTCAAgtctgaaagataaaaaaaaaagaaaaaaaagttttacatttGAAGGGTAAATTTGATTAAGTCAATATAATCTCTCCAGGCTTCCAGAGTTCACTCCTGAAGAGATTCAAAGGATTAAGGGAACCTATGATTATTTTGGGTTCAACCATTACACCACCGTACTTGCATTTCCTGTGGGCTATGGAAATCTTCAGCACTATGATGCTGACAGGTAAAGTAGTACCACTACTCCTATAACCAAGTAATATAAGCAAATCATCCATGATCCATGAAAAATTCAATTTTGtacttaatttacttttttatttgaacctttttttttatatttgattttctCAGGAGTGCAGGAACAATTGCTGATCGTACCTGGCTGGATTCAGGTTCATCCTGGCTGAAGGTCTCACCGTTTGGATTCCGGAGGATATTAAACTTTATCAAGAATGAATATGGAAATCCGCCTATTATCATCACAGAAAATGGCATTTCAGAGCGAGGGTCTATTGACCTGAATGACTACCATAGGAGCTACTACTATGAACAATACCTCAACCAGGTGCTGAAAGGTATCAAACCACAATTTTTATTCTCTATATTAATAGACTATTTATTATTAAGTCATCCCAAGTAAAGTATGCAGTATAAAAATGCATgatatttctgttgtttcaaaGAATAAAACTAATGTTCAAACAGCGATAAAGAAACTTCTAATGTGTTCATTATCTCCTCCCAGCTTACTTGCTAGATGATGTAGATATCCGTGGCTACACAGCTTGGTCACTCATGGACAATCTCGAGTGGGCCACCGGCTTTTCAGAGAGATTCGGCCTCTTCTATGTTAATCACTCAGACTCTAACCTGTCTCGGGTGGCCAAGGCTTCTGTTGGCACCTACTCCACCATCATCAAGTGTAACGGGTTCCCCGACCCTGCCTTGGGACCAGATGACTGCATGACCACCAAGCCTGAAGGTAAATTGATGCAAACTCACTCCTGGTCTAGCATACCACTTAtattggactcattatggatagcagaaccagagatatcacttTGTCCATTCCATGCaatcttcttccttttcaaaacctgctgctTACAGAACCCATACCGCATCTTAGCCACTAAGTGTCACagctggaggcaatttatcagatcctctggagccacaaaaggctttatactacttttttcacatatgcagtagtacttcCCCCCTAAGACATTGAAAGATCTACAGTTACAGTCAGCAACCTGTTTCAAAATCAATATGATAacctctgtgttttgtttacagCAACAAAGGTACCTCCTGTGAGCACTGACACTGTGAGCTTCCTGGGTTTGAGGCTAACTATCAGTGATGC from Sparus aurata chromosome 9, fSpaAur1.1, whole genome shotgun sequence encodes:
- the LOC115587767 gene encoding lactase-phlorizin hydrolase-like, producing the protein MKYLLWAVFLYGFCLYGCRSNEDFMLVAGPLKGSVNDPFDCSDPIPRGSWQYFESLQSRGVTHFKVPLSWTHLLPTGRSSQPQQAVVACYQTLLKQLLDAGLQPLVVLHGSTVPEVLRSKYGGWESQELKEMFQQYAEFAFQKFGALAHSWVTLSDLDGVLHDGQPAGVAIRLQNILELNKKIYQLYHQRFTDRGRRLSVGLRARDVAILPQIKASTTMDFLSVHIAYNCDYVVNFAEQLSSLQLSSGNLPILIYKMTADGCSHDQFQRLGNLILVLKNNDDLNIMGCDVVNVLGKLDMEDMEDISTSQDISGYNGIAAVGNSYQNVWDKFGAQTTTERDLFLNESFTSGFQWATSSESFKVEGGWLEGGKGETIWDRFGHENKVFDNQTADLACDSYHKVDYDVYLLRGLQVNTYQFSISWARIFPSGNRDSHSEKGALYYDKLIDALIDSGIQPVITLYHWDLPQALQDKGGWTSVSVVEAFKDYADFCFSRFGDRVKTWNTFSSPWVVSHAGYGTGEHPPGVKDYVVASYQATHNMLKAHAEAWHVYNDKYRKTQGGEVGIALNSDWVEPMDPSRPEDIAAADRYLQFMLGWFAHPIFVDGDYPATLKTQIEQKINECLLSVPAKLPVFTPEERQRIKGTADFFGLNHYTSRLVSHSDGGCIPGPQGVGNFQAHVDPSWPSTASDWIYSAPWGLRRLLNYISTEYLTVTKVPIHITGNGMPTDYIGDTLNDTQRVEYMNSYINEALKAIFEDGVHLQRFTVQSLMDGFEGQQGYSQRFGLHHVNFEDPDRPRTPKQSAYFYAQVIKQNGFGSNKVPVFRGEEMQLSRRLIALSPSEVPSKSKVVWEKFSHQSKFQRKMYHYGTFPQGFSWGVSSSAYQIEGAWNTDGKGPSIWDTFTQKPGSIPANANGDVACDSYNRLEEDLYMLRALKVKSYRFSLSWSRIFPDGRRASLNQKGVDYYNRLIDSLMWYNITPMVTLYHWDLPQDLQNLGGWDNVDMINIFNEFCDFCFATFGDRVKFWMTFNQPHTIAWSGYGLGKIPPNVKNPGVAPYRVAHNLIKAHAKVYHTYDEKYRKSQGGLVSIALNADWFEPKDINVPREVVAADRALQFQLGWFAHPIFKTGDYPDAMKWQVGNKSELQDLPETRLPSFTEEEKNFIKGTADMFCVNHYTTKIVGHVTARLSPQSYESDQDVKETEETDSPTTAISNQRAVAWGLRRLLNWIKEEYGDPEIYITENGVATDVKTTWDDTARVFYYKTYIDEALKAHDLDAVRVKGYIAASLMDSFEWLEGYKVGFGLHHVDFTNPNQPRTPKYSAHYYYQVMKDNGFPTPDDEKPLYGRFRKDFIWSTATASYQIEGGWRADGKGLSIWDKFAHTPLRVFNDDNGDIACDSYHKVDEDVAILKQLKVTHYRFSISWPRVLPKGTTEYINEAGLNYYNRLVDALLAANIQPHITLYHWDLPQALQDIGGWENDTIIFKFRDYADLIFSSLGDRVKFWITINEPYNIANVGHGYGAAAPGISFRPGTLPYIVGHNLLKAHAEAWHLYNEKYRPTQKGIISITINSDWSEPRNPYKQEDIDAARRVVQFYIGWFAHPVFNGDYSDMMKTIIRERSLAAGLAKSRLPEFTPEEIQRIKGTYDYFGFNHYTTVLAFPVGYGNLQHYDADRSAGTIADRTWLDSGSSWLKVSPFGFRRILNFIKNEYGNPPIIITENGISERGSIDLNDYHRSYYYEQYLNQVLKAYLLDDVDIRGYTAWSLMDNLEWATGFSERFGLFYVNHSDSNLSRVAKASVGTYSTIIKCNGFPDPALGPDDCMTTKPEATKVPPVSTDTVSFLGLRLTISDAETGLNTTFALLVVAVFAVMCTSLCFFKAKKSKKQKNVA